In the genome of Epinephelus moara isolate mb chromosome 14, YSFRI_EMoa_1.0, whole genome shotgun sequence, the window TGCCTTAGCCAGATGATTTAACGTCTGTGCACCAGAGGCCACGAGGCCACAAGTGGCAATTACAGAATGACACATTGAATTAtgtgtttacttttgttttgatttaatcAAATAAAGTTTACCTGTGACAAACAAAGCTATTAGGACAATTAGAAAACAATCAAACGGTCAGCAAACACTCAGTAATGTCAGACATACAACAATGTCTGTCCAATGAATTACTTTTAGAGTGACCTGACTTGAGTGAGCATGTTTTAATACTTAGGTGGAACTTTTCATTTGTGAGAGGAAGActgttattttttatctttaaatagTCAGgtggtttaaaatgaaaataaatacacagtagAGTCATTTTCCAGGATCAGATTCAGATCAGAGTGTTCATCACTTACTTCAGCATCGATCTGTGCTCCTCGTGCCAAATCTGGATCCTCTCCTCCCACTGCTCCTTGGACAGCTTGTGTTGCTCCAGCACTCTGAGGGGAGAGACCCATTATCAGCAGCCCACTGGTGGACATGCAAACAGTCTGTGTATACCTACAGAGCTCAGTCAACACACATGCCACATTATCGTGTCTCTATTAATGTATGTCTTGTTGGTGATTGTGAATACGTAACAGTTCTGTCTTCAGTGATTGGTGAGGTTATTCTTCCGTGTTGAATGATATATTTATATTCTTTGCCCTCATGGAAAAAGGGAAAGCAAAGCACACATTTAGGCTCTTAAAACTCATAAAACAAGTTGTTTCTCACACATAAACTACATTATTATTCCCTCATACAACATATCTCAGTTACAAAAGTTCAAATgatattttatcaattaatttCATATAGTTACTGTCTGGAGAGCTCATACAACACCATGGAGCATTCATTCCTTCTCTTCCACATCATATATCACAAGAGCTATAAACATGTCAAACATATTCTGCTCTGTATCGTAGAGTTTAAGTTGCTGTTCCCTctaatgttgatgttttgtagTGCACCTGTTTTATTCTCAGCTAGTATGTGATCATTTAAAAGGAACACCTGATGGTGATAAAACACAGAGCGAATCTGCTGAAGTGAAACACgtagttattttgtttttaacataaGCTGTCAATAAAATAAGTGTCCTGGTGTGCACTGGGAGTTAAATGTCCTTTTTGGTTCACGTGGTTTATCTTTCACCGGCTGGCACCCAGGAGGAAGGAACAGCTGTgcacgggggggggggggggggggacacatCCTGTTTGCCTTTCAATAAAACCTTTTATAACAGAAGACCAAACAGCATCTGCCTCGCCCATTGTTTAAATCTTGGGACGTTTCCAAAACAGTGCAAACCGTCTTTTGGTGTGCAACCACATTATTCTTTTTTCTCCTGGGTACAATTATTCTTGATAATCTGTGTCTATCTTTTATTTAGAGGCCTTTGAACTAAACTGTTATCTCCTCTGCTATCCACCCTCTCATCTCTTCATGGGACATTCTTCATGCTTTATACGAGCTTCAttacttttgtgtgtttgttgaataTCTATATTCATTTATCAATATATTTGTTATCAATTCCACACACAGTTTTTAAGCTTACAgcctttcattgtttttatctgtgtgaTTAACAGTCTTTTCTTTCTACTCCATGCCGCAGCatacatttatttcactttcagggattaaaatgtttttttgttgttgttgtttttgtgtgtacagGTGATCTCAGGCAAGTGCATTAACCTGTCAAAACCTGGGGCAACATCACTTTTCAtctgctttcagatgccttttgcaagtatttaaacccgCGAGCTGAAAAAactaaggaaaaaagaaaaaagctaggggaaaactatatttagaattattattattaaatatttaaaattatgttagagaattatcatcatttttaagcattttttccaggtcatttccttgtttgtttgttaaactaattttcttgtttttaattttctctttttactaatttcttgcagtttttttgggccatttcttcttttattgcTCACTGCCTtctccccatgtttttgaaagaaatccagccaatttgctcaggattcaaagggttaaaatacCAGAGAAATGACCATCAGTTTATTCATTCTCCAACACTCACCTCCTGGGCAGCAGGCGCTCGGAGGAAAGGTAACCTGGGTGGTGTGTTGACTTGTCCTTCTCTCCGTACTTGGCCTGCACGGCGTAAGAGGCCAGCAGCACGGCGGACTCTGGAGGGCAGTAGATTTCCTCTCCCAGAATGTCCTCCTTCACCTGCAGGAAGAAGAGCTTCCGGGTGACGTCCTGGATCAGCTCTTCGGCCACGTCCTCTGGGTAAAACTTGGCCTTCAGCTTGAACTGCAGGGGAGTCTCCTTCCTCACTTCCTGGGCCATCAcctgagcagagcagagcagagcacatATCACAGGGTGTCCACAGGTTATCAGAAATGCTTTATTAGActtttaaagatatattttttaacttgtTCAAAGAGAGATATTCGCACATCcaactgtctcagatgcaggtgTGTTGAAAAGTATCACTTGAAGAGAAGATTACACACACTGCTCTTACTCAGCTTCACCATTTATTGGTCATACTAACATTTCAGTCCCTCTGGATCTTCGTCAAAAGTATTTCACAGTTTGATAGAAGGTAAATACTCTTGATGAAGGTTTAGAGGGACTAAAGTGAATAGAGTGTAGTTAAAATAATAAGATTCAGGTTTATTTTCAAGTAGGTTTTAAGATACATTTGCCTTGGTGTTTTGCTGCGCAACATGAAAATAGTTGGATTATAATATATGTATAATAGTAGTATAATAAACAGTATAAGCAATTCATAAGATATAATTGGAGAGATGTAACAAGTAAGAAGTTCATTAACCTACATCAGAAAATTGTAAAACAGAAGGAATTACATGGGGAAGATAAAAGGATCAAGATCAGATCAAGTTTAATATGCCACAGTTCAGAAGAGCAGAGAGCCGAGAAGCATGGCAGGTTAACAGAACAGGACGTGTCAGTAGATTCACCTTCTTCTCAAAGTTCAGCCAGGTGAGGAATCCTTTGGAGTCGACAAACTGCAGCCCGAAGTACCAAACCTCACGCAGTCCGATGGTCCTGGCAACCTGACACACAGAGCGACAAACACAGACgtgaaaatataataaaatgaaacacaaaacttcactttgttattttctttattcaTCACACCTCCAATATTCTGACCCTGAAGAAACGTTTGGACAAGTTATGTACAGCACAAAGCAGGATCATGCACAGACTGTGCATCAGTCtcactgatgatgatgtcactgtaaacAACAGTAGCTGAGGTGGGGAATACACAGCCTCAGAGACCCCTTTATCACAGAGCCTCCCTGTCAAGTGCAAAGGTTTAGATAATTACACACTGAGCTCCAGGGTAACGAGGGCGTCCCGCTGTTGGGTGGTGATGTCACCTTTCAGCACAAGTTAGTGATAATTTAGCTTTTGGTTGAACGATTTAATAAGTAAACTATTCGGGCACTGAGAGGGACGCCTCATTGTGCAGTTATGAGACAGGAGGTGTATTAAGAGACATGAAAACATCCGTCCtgatttaaaaataactttaacaGAAACGTAACATAATTAGAGTTTTTAATTATCTTCTTTCAGCTATGATTTGatacaatatgatttttttaatcaccaGGACACATTTAAGTAAAGAAAGCAATGAATAATTTAAGTAATAGAAGTGTCTGGAAACGTGCCACTATGTGCAACTCACCAAagccccctaaatcttacacactggacctgtaaGTGTTGAGGTACTTGAaagaacagttcaccccaaaatcaaaaatacatatttttctatcgaactacacctgcaaactgtatcactgtgtaGAAGGAAGTATGTATCTACTGCTAGCTaacttagcaccactgagctagctaacattacagctcagccgaggaggacgacATTAATGTTGTATCTCACGCTGTcgtgagcctctcgtccatgagcagatgcacacttccttctgcacggtgatacagtttgtgggtgtagtttggtagaaagagaacagttcctacatgaaaatgctcacaacaagggGAGCATCCCAAATCCATGTGTCCCTCACTTGCGTCTTTTCCATGCGGCTTAGTCCTTCCTACCACAGACGCAAGGAGACGCAAGGAAGCTATGCGGGGAGAGATTGTTTCCTCAGAAGTCACACCTGAAACAATGTCTGTTTCTGAGCACAGTGACAGCTGATCACAGCTGAGTCAACGGTTGCGTTTGTGTCGCACACGCATCAagttatatatacatacatctATATATGTGATACACTTCAGTTTAATCTCTTATCTGTCTTCACTCCAGTATAAAACTGGTATAATGTGATGTATCAGATCAGTCCAATCAGCTGCAGCGTCCAGTTAATCCAATATGGGGGTGTGTTAGATGATAAAAGACTTCCATGATGGCTGCTCTTGTGCTTCCTTGCTCCTCAGAGCAGAAATAAGAGCTATGGGACAGCCTTCAAGATGGCGCAACAAAACGTCTTCCGGTTCAATCGAGAATTGAGGAGTGAGGAGATGACAAATGAGAGACTTGGGATGTGTCcagggtctgtggattatcttgagtaattaGGTCATGATATTTGTAAAAagatgttgctgttgagtttttcaaatttattttttggcactttgagcaccacaagccgagtgccatcagCTGTCCAGGCAAGCTTTATCTGAGGACTTTTTTATTTGAGGGTCACATACAGACCTGGTCAAAGAGCTGCTTCCCTGTGGTGTTGGGGTGGAAGGAAAACTCCAGCTCTGCGTCCATTGTGGTGACGCGCACGTTGACctaaagcaacaacaacaaaaaacagtaatttagtCACGTGAATTTTTCAGTTTCGATCACATAAACCTCTTATTTCCACTCAATTGttaaactgtttgtatttgaTTTAAATCTGAATCCATCAGTCTTgcatttttcattcttttcctgcacacacacatctgtaatTTTGCAAAAATATAGCTTATTTTTCCTGCACATTTGCTTTTGACAGTCAATTTATGAAACAACTTTTTTCAtagtaaaagaaataatgaaGTCAGTTGTGTGCAGAATGGTTTTAATGTGGAGCTGTGAAGTGGATTGTTCATAAACCATAATTGCTCACTATCTCATTAGACTTTGGACTACCCTTGCGAGGTGCCACAAGGTTGAACATACGCagattaaaatatcaaaatactcACTGCCTGCCAAGTTGCCTTTAGACTTTACCATTGTTAGTGAGATCAACCACATTTATAACAACAGTGATTAAACTGGAACAAGTCAGACTTTAAAGAGTTTCTAGAATGAGTTTCCCTGAAGAGAAAAAACCTATTctcatttttttccaaagaaagcacacaaacacacgccgACTGCGTGACCCTGGCCTGCAGGCCAAATTGGGCTTGTAGCAGTTACACAATCATTTTATGAAGTTACACTAGTGCACACCCCAGGTGTCATAAAGATAAACCCACTGAAACTTGGGCAACAAAAACTAGAACATCCATTTACGAAACCTCGCCATGTTTCTTAACTGTTTCCATTTTCCATGATCACTATGATTACTTTGTAACGCCCTCAAGTCCCGCTGATGCACTCCTACCACTCTGACCTTTTCTCAGATCACTGAAATCACCGTCATGGAAGCAGCAATCCAACAACAATCAATCAGCATGTTGTTGTTACTCTTTAGTATCCACAGAACTTCCACTTTCCTATTTAAATGTTCAGAATTTAACTCATGAATCACATTTTCAGCATTTTACAGAGCAACCCAAGCAGTTCCTGCTACCATGGCTCAtaaatttgatttgaagttatcGTCAGTCAAATGGAGGCAGACGTCAGCATGACCTCGTATGAGAGGCTTTCTCCTTGGAGAGTCAATATAAGTAAAGAGCTGCAGTCGTAATACAACTGCCGGCCTTTCTTATCAGTTCTCCTCCAGACTGATGCTGAACACTTAAGTAACTCTTACTGAGGGCGTTTAGATTTTACAGCAATTAAATGCACACAGGTTCCTCTTGTTATGGATGGAAAACAGGTTATTGCTAAACGTCTTACAAAATCAAGACAGGGAAAATGAAGCAGTTAAATCATACATTTATGAGCTGTGGGTGAAAGTCACTCCTGTCATTTACAAAATCACTCCAGTGTCATAAACGGTATGACTATTATCAAGTATGCACAAGCACACAGAAAACATACGGCATTGTTCTGGCCATGAaatgcatttgcattttagtgGCATTGTTTCAGCCAGGAATGTGTGCAGCATGGGTCAAACTCTACATTTGGTTAATGAGTAAATGCCAAGAAGGAAAGGTGCCTCTTGGACATAACTCACAAGCCTCAGCTCAGATAAAAAGATGTGactaaaactattaaaataaacatgactcGTGCTTAAATTTGTTTTATGCTCAGTGGGTTTTCTCCACAGATAAACATATCAACAGATGAATCTATAAACCCACCACCGCCCTCTCAAACTTGGACCAGGAAGAGGCATTTCAGAGACGCATCTTGGTAACAAAATTAGCAGAGTCTTACTGTTTTGGGCATCTTGGCTCTGGTTGGTGGACGAGCTCCAGCAGAAGAAAGTGTTTCCCAGGCTGAGCGAGGCTGCAGTGGCCGACTCTCAGCAGAATCTCCACCTGATAAAGAACGCCGCTCGGCTCTCGCTGGCTAACTCAAGGGCAGGGCTTGTGTCCTTTGAACTCGGCTGTGGATCGCccacagtgacgtgggaggctCACAGTGATTACTATCACACAGACTCACCTCCAGTGTGACCACCCGGCAGGGCGAGAAGCACAGCTCCACCTAAAGACAATCACCTGTCTCAGCACCGGAACTGATGACCTTTGATCGGAGTGTGCGAGGCTATATAGGCCCGGACGTACTATTTATGCTGCCTGTTTGGAGGTGACATGAGTGAGTCATGAGCTGTCATAAACAGAGCACATCAAGATAACATCTCCACGAAGCTTGTGGTAAAACTCAAGTGAAACAAACTCTTAGTTTTACAGACTTTAATAATaattgtacaaaaacaaaatcaggtagaaagaaaatggacTGATTCTGATCATGTAAACATTCACAGAGCTGCAGGTTCAGTAGTTTTTAATCAAAAACTCTAAAAATCAGtgcatttaacaacaacatTTTATACTAAAATCTAGAGCTATAGCAACTAATGGAATAGTTAatagacagaaaattaatctgcaacaatTCTGATAataattcatcatttatcaagtaacaaatccaaatattttttggcttcAGCTTCTCatctttcatctttttttccacactAAGAGACTGTTGGGTATTTATGAGGCAGGAGGGGGCGGTGCAAAAAGAGgtaggcatgtcaaataatattttaagcactggggagggactttctgttttttattttggcttggGGAGGGGCATGcaactttaaatggttgtattttgtatttaggagtttggggggaaaaaaaatcaccaaaattacaccatttatcacagccagaaactgtaaaaactgaaattattgttggctttttaaatttccaATGGTCCTTGGACATATCACCTGCGACCAACAtttccatcagaaaaaaaaatacattacatacattatctgagcttaaaatagtgtTAGTTAATCAATATCTCTTCAGTCtactcatttaaaatttgtccAAAAATTAACCATTTGCACGACAGGTGtgaaaaactgagactttttttaactgcaggatttcatcttcagcttttaaatttcaaacatcaaaggttAGTTTTTgaaaatctaataactaatttatggtggagggagagTCATGGATTTTCTgtcagtcactcagggaggctaaaaaaaagtcactgcaACCACCCCCTCCtctaataaataaagaacagtccctaaaccaatgttaatttaatatttggggGTTTGGATAAAATATGTGAAGGCATTACCGTGAGGTCTGGGAGTCGGAGCTGGGCATTTTTCACTACCtttgcaaataaactaaacaattaaaaaaatccttCCTATCAGTGATAACAATGATTGCTAGTGACAGCCATATTAAAATCTGATGTTTTCTTAGtttatctcatctggtctgtcAGCTCACTCCCTCTGTCTAAATACATAGATAATATTTAATCTAGAGCCGCCCCTTCAAAGTCTGAGATGCAACTCATCAGTTGGAAACcactcagtcgactgagattgcttcaagtcgagcctgcaggttttttttgtggcctttttttggctagtcagtgtgctgtgcagtgaacTTCTGGGGATATTTTGGCCCACGGTTTTGCAGCACAGGGAGCACTCTTGACTTCACaatactctttggtacagacagtTGTGAACGTGATGCAGCAgcatagaggaggagagactctGCACCATAAGGCactgagataacattatcttctctcttctgcttggaagtggtgaatttacagctcacagttACTTAATATGACaaagtctctggcttttgtttgattcaagtgacacaaaaaaatcatattgcacatttccgatccatcattagcaccgttagcttgtttactgtaTTACATGAATGCTGCTGCCATACTGTGCGGCCTGCTGAGTcctgttcaaactttaaacttcacaggggaaaaaaacttgaATTGTCGAATATTCGTATGaaacagctgatttttttttttgactgccATAACTCTGAATCCATTACACGCGTAGTTTAATTTGGCCTGTAGATGTCTTTCTGTGAAGCTAATAAAATGTTTCTGTGCGTTCATTTGTTCTAATTGCTCTGACATAGGTAGAAGATGATCACTGTGACCACACATATAATTTAAGTCCCCctcattaatttttatttttgaagtttGAGCTTCACTTTGCAGAATAACACATATTCAGTTTGACactaaaaagatgttttttcattCCTCCCCTGAACCTTTAAGTGACAAAATCTGTCTTCCAAACAGtatgtttttttcaatatttcttAGAAAGTGTCTGGGTGGGCTCTTTAAAAGTCAGCATCATTTTCCTCCCAAATGTTTATCAAACAGCCTTATTTTAATCATGACTACATGTGTTGTGATATACAGGTACTGATGATAACCAAGATATTTTAAAAGGAATGACTGACGTCCTGTTAATAACACACGTGAAAATATCGTGTAAATAACCAGCGCCTCTTAAATCATTTCTATTTCTTTCAACGCCATAGGGTTGCCTTGTTTTTTGTGCAGCTATGTATAGAGGTGGAGAGAGTCTTTAACATCTCTACACTTGTATTTTGACTGTAATTCATTTAACAATCAAAACAGAATAAAGATGAATTTGACTGATagcattattatttcattttttataggTATAACGATAATATTGTTATCATGAATTTTTAAGGCCATTATAATCGTGGTGAAAATCTGATATTGTACCATCACTAATTTtgatgaaatgtattttttttaaaaaccatatCATACGTGTTAAAAAGATTTCAAAGTAATTGTGCAGCTAAAGCTCTCAACAGATCATGTAAACCTTCAGTTCAGGTAATGAATATGATTAAAAAGTTTCTATtgtgtattttcttcttctcttgtacATGTATTGCACCCTGGCATATTCAGCTCTGATTCTCACAAGAGAAAATattcaaaagacaaaaaacaaaacaaaacaaaactcatgaaaacatgaaaagactTTTTCACCACTGTATTTTACAAAGAGGTAAAATGAGATTTAGAACTCATCTTTGATTTGAAAATGAGGCTGGTCCTCGGGTTTGAAGGCTTTGTTGGGACTTCCGTCCTCGTTGAGGATGCGTGATGCCGTGTAACCCACAATGGGATACTTTGTTTTGTACGTGCCTTCAAATATACTGTCCAGAGACTCCAGCTGCTCTTCACTGAGGCCTGTCTGTAAAtgtaaagatgaaaaacaagaaCTTTATGTGGCACTTGTCACATGATGTACAGACTGTGAAGCTATTTGAGgtaattatatttatatttacagcaAGTCTACAAAAGTACATTAAGGTAGCCAAAGATGAAAGTTTGttctggtctcactccctcttgactttagctcttagTTTACTTTCCgcacttctgtttttcttcttgtgacctgagctgaactgacaatAAGAGAGATTTTATTCACCGACGTGCTCCGCTGACACCAACGCTgcttcaacatgctgaatcggctaTAAAAAGGCAACAGACGACCtacatctgctggtgtggagagttgtTTCCTGTCGCACAGGGGCAGAAAGTACGTGCTGTTTGGCCATCGGCTTTGCAGTGTATTggtgtgcaactttttggccaagacacgaTAGACGTGAGGCAATGCAACAATCAACTTTTGCTGTCACTAGTTCtttgaaattgtttttcatATAACTCAACCTGTTTATATTTCATTAAGgattaaagttacacataattaagggcaggacACTTTGAaagacaggctgtctgctgatagtgtcctcggcttctcagtcagatccaccccttgctcctccagcATCTCactcaaatatggtcacttctggctccaaaaaaccaagatggtgacagccgaagtgccgaactcgaggcttcaaaataggAGTCCGCAAACCAATGTGTGACGTCACATTACTTTAACAGTCTGTGGTGCAGTCCCAGTGTCCCCCATATGGAAAGTTTAGTTTCGGGTCCCCACACAAttaattttactgaaaaatATTATTCATTGCTTTAAAAAGTCTACATTGTGCAAAAATACTGCTGGAAGTGTAGAATGACTGAAAAACCTGCGAGTATGGTGCATTCAGATGAAACTGTTAAATCTATAATTATACAGCTCATGAATGCtatgctgttttgaagccaacACTCAGGTGTCAGATGtctgttctttgtttctttccacTCTTATTTGTCCCAGAAGGGCGACTGCTTTGTGAAGCAagacaatacaaaatacaaaatgcagaCATGGGGGGGTTGGGGTTCCCAGGATGACATTCCTGTCATCATACAATTTCATACAAGAATACCTCCCCACCTATGGTTGTCAACCACAACAATCACAATCTCAGCCTTTGAGACTGAACTTACAGTATCTGATGTCAGGTCTGCTGGGTCCAGGGACATCTTAGCCACAGCCCGAGTGGAATCCTTACCAACCAGGGCGTTGTATGGTGCATCTTTTCCATAAAACTCTGCAATATACAATCAGTACAGGACAcctttaaccaaatttaggacagattttaGGACAAATCAAGTTTTACTTGTTTAAGCATCACAGGTAATCACTGCAGGCAAGTAGTATGAATGTGGTCTTGTGCAAGGTAAGTGTTATGTAAGAATACGGTCATTAGAGTGAGTTACgtcaatctacattttgccaacaggtaagtgcaagtatgaagtaaaatgagAGTActtagaggtttttttttaagatttgtaacattagaaatgtggaccTTTACATAAAAAGGCtagaaagaaatttaaaaatggataaacaaaattgaataaaatgtttaaagcaGTTCAGACCTCACATATTctaatttaagactatttactGACTTCTAAGGACATGCAGACACCCTGCAGGAGTCATGTTTTATCTTATAAATCATTACAGTTTAATTTCCAGGGATTAAGTTGGGTTTTATAGCTACCTTTTCCCTTGGTGACATCAAACACAACTCCTTTTACTGCCATGTAAATGGGCTGTCCCTCCTACAACAGGGAGGAGAGAAACAACGGAAAAAGACAGATAAATCTTTATCAGTACACGTGTGTGTGGATGCACAGactaaaacatgaacaaaaactCAACCTGGATTCAGagttacaataaagtttacCTCGCTGCCGTCGTAtctcttcagctcctcctcagTGAATAATCGGACAGGTTCAGTGGgagttttgtattttaattttaagtcTTCTGCTAAAGTCGAACACAGGACAACAAACAGGACACAAATTCTCGCTGTTGCCATGGTAGGACCGTTGTTTGGACGGGTTTGATACGGAAACTGTGTCATCCACTTCCCTGTCGCTGCTCTGTGGAGCTGGTGCTGCATTCATTGCCGTCGGAAATGTTAGCGATACGTCACGGTCGGGCAGTTTATACCAGTTTTTGACAATTACAATCAATCTTGTGAAAACATAAGGTCTCCCCTCATCTTTCAACCACTGAAACCATGTAATACGGTTAAAAGCTtaaaagaaagtaaaagtaaGTAGTGGAAGTAAAAGAGGTAATACCACTGTGATAAAATACTCACAAATTTAAGTAAAAgtgagtaaaagtactcattatgcaaaaTATCACTAGAGTTCGTGATCAGAAAATACTTACTTGATCCCCCATGTAAAATTGTGACTTGTTACAGTCACTCTGATGAAAAGAATCGTTTATTATAAGTAAGAAGAAGGAATAAGAGTGTGAAAAAGTGTAAACCTCCCTAATTTTGAAGTGAGTAAAGGCGGATCTAATTTGAATTACTTTTTATTCTGCTGGGTGGCTAAATGTTTAAGAACACAGCATTTAATATAATCTCAGTCTAAaacgaaacaaaaaaaaagtctcaatcTAAAACATAAGTAGAAAGTTGTGTTGTAAATTAACGTTAAATTCAATTTAAGTGGATTAAAAGTCTGACAGTGGCCTCCAGAATGTGGAGTTGAAGTTTTAAGTAGCCTCAAAATTGGAAACACTCCAGTAAAGTAACGCTACAAGCACATCAACGTACAGTGATTATTAAGTTAGCATTAATGCTAAAGTTATCTTTAATAATGGCTACTTTCTATTCCACCAGTGAATTTTGTCACAAGATTGATTTCTAATCTGAAAAATATTTGCTTCACTTTTAaacaaagtttgacatttttcgAATTATGTTTTTTGGCTCTCTTGTAGATAGTTACtttgctagctaatgttagcattataTAGCCTAGCTAGCGGCTAACATTACATGAGAACATTTATACCACTCACCTTCGCACAGTGACATTAGTTAGTTTGTCTTAAA includes:
- the nenf gene encoding neudesin yields the protein MQHQLHRAATGKWMTQFPYQTRPNNGPTMATARICVLFVVLCSTLAEDLKLKYKTPTEPVRLFTEEELKRYDGSEEGQPIYMAVKGVVFDVTKGKEFYGKDAPYNALVGKDSTRAVAKMSLDPADLTSDTTGLSEEQLESLDSIFEGTYKTKYPIVGYTASRILNEDGSPNKAFKPEDQPHFQIKDEF